From Carassius gibelio isolate Cgi1373 ecotype wild population from Czech Republic chromosome B23, carGib1.2-hapl.c, whole genome shotgun sequence, the proteins below share one genomic window:
- the plod3 gene encoding multifunctional procollagen lysine hydroxylase and glycosyltransferase LH3, with product MTAVLLILILGVVQLSRTESKTGKPDELLVITAATEVTDGYLRFMRTIRQFNYSVQVLGLGEEWKGGDVARTVGGGQKVRWLKTELEKHKDKQNTVIMFVDSYDVILASGPEELLRKFSRFSHRVVFSAEGFCWPDQRLASKYPAVHHGKRYLNSGGFIGYAPEVHAVVKQWKYKDDDDDQLFYTRIYLDKEQRRKFNITLDHKSHIFQNLNGAIEEVVLKFEKSRVRARNVVYDTLPVVIHGNGPTKLQLNYLGNYVPTAWTYEHGCGICDDDLLDLSGLSDEEMPLVHIAVFIEQPTPFLDEFLERLATLNYPHARLRLFIHNNVVYHEQHVERFWTRHRSLFPGAKIVGPEENLKQDQARNMAVEACKKDVSCDYFFSIDSDVALINLDILRILIEENKSVIAPMLSRHGKLWSNFWGALSPEGFYSRSEDYIDIVQSKRVGLWNVPYITQVYLIRGETLRSRLAAVSLYQQEGMDPDMSFCKSVREQGIFMFVSNRDEFGRLVSSTNYNISRLHPDMWQIFDNPVDWREKYVHENYSKIFEDGEKVVEQPCPDVYWFPAFSDRMCDELVETMEDFGGWSGGKHNDERLSGGYENVPTVDIHMNQIQFEKEWLKFLKDYIAPVTEKLYPGYYPRAQAVMNFVVRYRPDEQPSLRPHHDSSTFTINIALNRKNIDYEGGGCRFLRYDCKVESPRKGWSFMHPGRLTHYHEGLPVTQGTRYIMVSFVDP from the exons ATGACTGCGGTGCTCCTGATCCTGATCCTGGGCGTCGTTCAGCTCAGCCGAACCGAGTCGAAGACCGGGAAACCCG atgagcTGTTGGTGATCACCGCCGCCACAGAAGTGACCGATGGCTACCTGAGGTTCATGCGCACCATCCGACAGTTCAACTACAGCGTCCAG GTTCTGGGTCTGGGTGAGGAGTGGAAGGGTGGAGATGTGGCCCGGACCGTCGGCGGAGGTCAGAAGGTTCGATGGCTGAAGACAGAACTAGAGaaacacaaagacaaacaaaacacCGTCATCATGTTTGTAGACAG ttatgATGTGATTTTAGCCAGCGGTCCAGAGGAGCTGCTCAGGAAGTTTTCTCGTTTCTCTCATCGCGTGGTTTTCTCCGCCGAGGGCTTCTGCTGGCCGGACCAGAGACTGGCTTCCAAATACCCAGCAGTGCATCACGGCAAACGCTACCTCAACTCTGGag gtttcaTCGGCTACGCTCCTGAGGTTCATGCCGTAGTGAAGCAGTGGAAATACAAGGACGATGATGACGACCAGCTGTTCTACACACGCATCTACCTGGATAAAGAGcagagg AGGAAGTTTAACATCACGCTGGACCACAAATCCCACATTTTTCAGAATCTCAATGGAGCcatag AGGAAGTGGTCCTGAAGTTTGAGAAATCCAGAGTCAGAGCTCGGAACGTGGTCTATGACACACTTCCTGTCGTTATCCATGGCAACGGCCCGACTAAG ctccaGCTGAATTATCTGGGTAACTATGTGCCGACGGCGTGGACGTATGAACACGGATGTGGGATCTGTGACGATGATTTGCTGGACCTGAGCGGTCTTTCT gacGAGGAGATGCCGCTGGTGCATATCGCTGTGTTTATCGAGCAGCCAACGCCGTTTCTGGATGAATTTCTGGAGAGACTCGCAACTTTGAACTACCCACACGCACGCTTACGACTCTTTATACACAACAAC gttGTGTATCACGAGCAGCATGTGGAACGGTTCTGGACACGTCATCGCTCGCTCTTCCCTGGGGCAAAAATTGTTGGACCAGAAGAAAACCTCAAACAAGACCAGGCCAGAAACATGGCAGT cgAGGCGTGTAAGAAGGACGTCTCCTGCGATTATTTCTTCAGCATCGACTCTGATGTTGCTCTGATCAATCTTGATATTTTGCGGATTCTTATTGAAGAAAACAA AAGTGTGATCGCACCCATGCTGTCTCGACACGGGAAGCTCTGGTCCAACTTCTGGGGCGCTCTGAGTCCGGAGGGCTTTTACTCGCGCTCGGAGGACTACATCGACATCGTCCAGAGCAAGAGAGT tGGACTGTGGAACGTTCCCTACATCACTCAGGTGTATCTGATCCGTGGAGAGACTCTGCGCTCGCGTCTGGCCGCTGTGTCTCTCTATCAGCAGGAGGGCATGGATCCAGACATGAGCTTCTGCAAGAGCGTCCGCGAGCAG GGCATCTTCATGTTCGTGTCCAACAGGGATGAGTTCGGCCGGCTGGTCTCCTCCACCAATTACAACATCAGCCGTCTCCATCCGGACATGTGGCAGATATTCGACAACCCAGTG GACTGGAGGGAGAAATACGTCCATGAGAACTACTCCAAGATTTTTGAGGACGGTGAGAAGGTTGTTGAGCAG cccTGTCCAGACGTCTACTGGTTTCCAGCGTTCTCTGACAGAATGTGTGATGAGCTCGTGGAGACCATGGAGGATTTCGGTGGATGGTCTGGAGGAAAACACAAC GATGAACGGTTATCTGGAGGTTATGAGAACGTTCCTACAGTTGATATTCACATGAATCAGATCCAGTTTGAGAAAGAGTGGCTGAAGTTCCTCAAAGACTACATCGCTCCTGTGACGGAGAAACTCTACCCAGGATACTATCCGAGG gctCAGGCGGTGATGAATTTCGTGGTTCGTTATCGTCCTGACGAGCAGCCGTCGCTCCGTCCTCATCACGATTCCTCCACGTTCACCATCAACATCGCACTCAACAGGAAGAACATTGATTATGAG ggcggAGGCTGTCGGTTCCTGCGCTACGACTGTAAGGTGGAGTCTCCCAGGAAGGGCTGGTCGTTCATGCACCCGGGTCGTCTGACACACTATCACGAGGGACTTCCTGTCACACAAGGAACTCGATACATCATGGTGTCGTTCGTTGACCCTTGA